The following proteins are encoded in a genomic region of Phycisphaera sp.:
- a CDS encoding DUF58 domain-containing protein — translation MIYTPDRQPNPKTLEEALGPDLLDVLGRMRLRSRKIFAGKLPGERRSKKRGQSVEFDDFREYVRGDDLRHIDWNVYARLEKLFLKLFLEEEDLALHVAIDCSRSMEAGRPPKLELARRLAVAIAYVGLSNQDRVSVWALGVPGKPSVLRMPPVRGRSGVNRLLEFVYRQAAPESGVTGTNRPELVPALLRMARARVGKGVLVVLSDFLTEEDLTPALNAMAFSQGGGFDTILAQVLSPGELDPKAEADAGLLGDVMLTDVESGRTAEVTITPPLVADYRRRLDAHNERLARLASARGIGYVLLPSDTEAREVLTGSLRRHGVLS, via the coding sequence ATGATCTACACCCCCGACCGACAGCCCAACCCCAAGACGCTCGAGGAGGCCCTGGGCCCCGACCTGCTCGACGTGCTGGGGCGCATGCGGCTGCGCTCCCGCAAGATCTTCGCCGGCAAGCTGCCCGGCGAGCGGCGCAGCAAGAAGCGCGGCCAGAGCGTCGAGTTCGACGACTTCCGCGAGTACGTGCGAGGCGACGACCTGCGGCACATCGACTGGAACGTGTACGCCCGGCTCGAGAAGCTCTTCCTGAAGCTCTTCCTGGAAGAAGAAGACCTGGCCTTGCATGTGGCGATCGATTGCTCGCGGTCGATGGAGGCGGGCCGGCCGCCCAAGCTGGAGCTAGCCCGGCGGCTGGCGGTGGCGATCGCGTATGTGGGATTAAGCAACCAGGACCGAGTGAGCGTGTGGGCGTTGGGCGTGCCCGGCAAGCCCAGCGTGCTTCGGATGCCGCCGGTGCGCGGGCGGTCGGGCGTGAACCGGTTGCTGGAGTTCGTGTACCGGCAGGCCGCGCCCGAGAGTGGGGTTACGGGCACGAACCGCCCCGAGCTCGTGCCGGCGTTGCTCCGTATGGCCAGGGCCCGCGTGGGCAAGGGTGTGCTGGTCGTGCTGAGCGACTTCCTGACCGAGGAGGACCTGACGCCCGCACTCAACGCGATGGCGTTTTCCCAGGGCGGCGGCTTCGACACCATCCTCGCGCAGGTGCTCTCGCCCGGCGAACTCGACCCGAAAGCGGAAGCCGACGCCGGCCTGCTGGGCGACGTGATGCTGACCGACGTGGAGAGCGGGCGGACGGCCGAAGTGACCATCACGCCCCCGCTCGTGGCCGACTATCGCCGCAGGCTGGACGCCCACAACGAGCGGCTGGCCCGGCTCGCGAGCGCCCGAGGAATCGGGTACGTGCTCTTGCCCAGCGATACCGAGGCGCGGGAAGTCCTCACGGGTTCGCTCCGCCGGCACGGCGTGTTGTCGTAG
- a CDS encoding sigma-70 family RNA polymerase sigma factor, which produces MKAKPPSTASVDRYRVDPALVVRATEGHSEAVQQLWQSHRRWVAAIVLAHMPREADLDDLLQDIAATFVRSVRELRTPGALRPWLRTVAINAARAEGRKKTRRRNALESQAATDPGTFQRDETPDLTAAAPESADEAHWLLDLISQMPESYREPLVLRCVRGMNYKAISELTGLPETTIETRIARGRRMLRERVAMERDRKTDAASASKNRVRNSGANGEVDE; this is translated from the coding sequence ATGAAAGCCAAGCCCCCCAGCACGGCGTCGGTGGATCGATACCGGGTCGACCCTGCGCTGGTGGTGCGCGCGACCGAGGGCCACTCCGAGGCCGTCCAGCAGCTCTGGCAGAGCCATCGCCGCTGGGTCGCCGCCATCGTGCTGGCCCACATGCCGCGCGAGGCCGACCTGGACGACCTGCTCCAAGACATCGCCGCGACGTTCGTGCGTAGCGTCCGGGAGCTTCGCACACCGGGCGCGTTGCGTCCCTGGCTCCGCACGGTGGCCATCAACGCCGCCCGGGCCGAGGGCCGCAAGAAGACGCGCCGCCGCAACGCCCTGGAGAGCCAAGCGGCCACCGACCCCGGCACGTTCCAGCGTGACGAAACGCCCGACCTGACCGCTGCGGCGCCCGAGAGCGCTGATGAGGCGCACTGGCTGCTCGACCTGATCTCGCAGATGCCCGAGAGCTACCGCGAGCCACTGGTGCTGCGGTGCGTGCGGGGCATGAACTACAAGGCCATCAGCGAATTGACCGGCCTGCCCGAGACGACCATCGAGACGAGGATCGCCCGCGGCCGCCGCATGCTCCGAGAACGCGTCGCAATGGAACGGGATCGCAAGACGGACGCCGCTAGCGCATCCAAGAACAGAGTCAGGAATTCGGGGGCAAACGGAGAAGTGGACGAATGA
- a CDS encoding PDZ domain-containing protein — MIRSSNTTIDRIMRVGLATPALALTIVAGAAVAQQGGSSGTYEVIVETEPQDKADAPRARVASRQAAQQSQVVVEVQKEADGNNIWVRRVNDDPIVVKLNGKELKKHQYTFKNGVVTINTDGNRFELRMPQQLIAEAGDGPLAGRIRLVEPPAISQLRGNVAGGWAQERAPEAVQSQPKVMLGVVMGEPEATTVEHLGLHAKKAVLLERVVDGLPADKAGLQDKDIIIGFGEKAEPRSADEIRKVLAKAEPGTVVKVKVIRKGHPKTFDLKLEAFNAQALGRAPASGGGVGQLRLAPQGDAAAGQGPWGNFQFERDAQHSHMEQAEKAMKEAAEMLARMEGEIDREATDAYKQASKAIEKAIAAMREGEQFGLEIEDMRRMQEQAVARLRGDMAARDNDQRFWADRGDGGEGFALRFPGQDDGDNEWAERLEELEDRLDNLEDTFDRAIDRLEDRTEAMIERLMERLERALDDRGDGRRGR; from the coding sequence ATGATCCGCAGCAGCAACACCACCATCGATCGCATCATGCGTGTCGGGCTGGCCACGCCCGCCCTGGCGCTCACCATCGTGGCCGGCGCGGCCGTCGCCCAGCAGGGCGGGTCGAGCGGCACCTACGAAGTTATTGTCGAGACCGAGCCCCAGGACAAGGCCGATGCGCCCCGTGCCCGCGTGGCGTCTCGGCAAGCCGCCCAGCAAAGCCAGGTCGTGGTCGAGGTCCAGAAAGAGGCCGATGGCAACAACATCTGGGTCCGCCGCGTGAACGATGATCCCATCGTGGTCAAGCTCAACGGCAAGGAACTCAAGAAGCACCAATACACGTTCAAGAATGGCGTGGTCACCATCAACACGGACGGCAACAGGTTTGAGCTCAGGATGCCCCAGCAGTTGATCGCGGAGGCCGGAGATGGGCCGCTCGCCGGCCGCATTCGGCTGGTGGAGCCACCCGCGATTAGCCAACTCCGTGGCAACGTCGCTGGTGGTTGGGCCCAGGAGCGAGCCCCGGAAGCCGTCCAGTCCCAACCCAAGGTCATGCTGGGTGTCGTGATGGGTGAGCCCGAAGCCACAACGGTCGAGCATCTGGGCCTGCACGCCAAAAAAGCCGTCCTGCTCGAGCGTGTCGTCGACGGGCTGCCCGCCGACAAGGCCGGGCTCCAGGATAAAGACATCATCATCGGCTTCGGCGAGAAGGCCGAGCCCCGTTCGGCGGACGAGATCCGCAAGGTGCTCGCCAAAGCCGAGCCTGGCACGGTGGTGAAGGTCAAGGTCATCCGCAAGGGCCATCCGAAGACCTTCGACCTGAAGCTCGAAGCGTTCAACGCGCAGGCCCTGGGGCGTGCGCCCGCTTCGGGTGGTGGCGTGGGCCAGCTCCGCCTGGCACCACAAGGGGACGCGGCGGCAGGACAAGGGCCGTGGGGCAACTTCCAATTCGAGCGCGACGCCCAGCATTCTCACATGGAGCAGGCCGAGAAGGCCATGAAGGAAGCCGCCGAGATGCTCGCCCGGATGGAAGGCGAGATCGATCGCGAGGCGACCGATGCCTACAAGCAGGCCTCCAAGGCCATCGAGAAGGCCATCGCGGCCATGCGTGAGGGCGAGCAGTTCGGCCTCGAGATCGAGGACATGCGGCGGATGCAGGAACAGGCCGTCGCCCGCCTGCGTGGCGATATGGCTGCCCGTGATAACGACCAGCGCTTCTGGGCCGACCGGGGTGACGGTGGCGAGGGCTTTGCCCTGAGGTTCCCCGGCCAGGACGACGGCGACAACGAGTGGGCCGAGCGTCTGGAGGAACTCGAGGATCGTCTGGACAACCTCGAGGACACGTTCGATCGGGCCATCGACCGCCTGGAAGACCGGACCGAGGCCATGATCGAGCGGCTCATGGAGCGGCTCGAGCGGGCTCTGGATGACCGCGGCGACGGCCGACGCGGCCGCTAA
- a CDS encoding DUF1569 domain-containing protein yields the protein MSQTAQPVAANPVDTKTATRRPLKFDNFEEIAADLDQIEAAMDAGTLITSGNWTAGQNFEHMAKFLGFALDGFPSMAPLPVRWMAQLMFKNKAIRTDEPIPAGFKLPKAASYLIPSDDITDREGLALLRKNVQRVIDAEKMTHLSPIFGKLTHEDWLRIQRKHMALHLSFLHPNGQHGS from the coding sequence ATGTCGCAAACCGCCCAACCCGTTGCAGCAAACCCTGTTGACACGAAGACCGCCACCAGGCGCCCGCTGAAATTCGACAACTTTGAAGAGATCGCCGCCGATCTGGATCAGATCGAGGCCGCAATGGACGCGGGCACGCTGATCACGAGCGGCAATTGGACCGCCGGCCAGAACTTCGAGCACATGGCCAAGTTCCTGGGCTTCGCGCTGGACGGATTTCCGAGCATGGCCCCGCTTCCGGTGCGCTGGATGGCCCAGCTGATGTTCAAGAACAAAGCCATCCGCACCGACGAGCCCATCCCCGCCGGCTTCAAGCTGCCCAAGGCGGCATCGTACCTGATCCCGAGCGACGACATCACAGACCGCGAGGGCCTCGCGCTGCTGCGCAAGAACGTGCAGCGCGTGATCGATGCCGAGAAGATGACCCACCTGAGCCCGATCTTCGGCAAGCTCACGCACGAAGACTGGCTCCGGATCCAACGCAAGCACATGGCGTTGCACCTGTCGTTCCTGCATCCCAACGGACAACATGGGAGCTGA
- the cls gene encoding cardiolipin synthase yields MDHIPIVLAQGDSGSSIAWLPIGYLLLEWAIRLVLAPIIIRKHSAGEAMAWLALALFQPIPGAILYAGFGRQLLGRKRVKANQRAAKLVETVERLNALEEHSAPSDAIDPPYRDLFRLATMVGGTRPLQGNAGEVIDSGHYIDRLIRDIDEAQHHVHLLTYIYRDDATGRKVAEALGRAAKRGVACRVLADGSGSADFFGTLAPEMREHGIEVRDALPSRFFRRTLARIDVRNHRKLVVIDGTIAHTGSQNICDLDYGYGHYGRWIDLTARLTGPMVMQLQLLFFEDWVAETGQMPDDLPESEAQLFPTPEHTGPIVAQAIPSGPGRREEAFRDVILSAINEANERIVMVTPYLIPDPPTQLALRLRAVAGVQVDIIIPEKTNSFLVNAAAKSVLEDLLDAGANVHLHQKGLLHAKALTIDDSLTVFGSGNFDRRSFRLNYELNLLAHGKDVTLAMRDRLEQYLDDCRPLHADELAGRPWIQKLADDTAKLVSPLL; encoded by the coding sequence ATGGACCACATCCCCATCGTGCTCGCCCAGGGCGACAGCGGCTCCTCTATCGCCTGGCTTCCTATCGGCTACCTGCTGCTCGAGTGGGCCATCCGCCTGGTCCTCGCCCCCATCATCATCCGCAAGCACAGCGCGGGCGAGGCCATGGCCTGGCTCGCCCTCGCCCTGTTCCAGCCGATTCCCGGAGCCATCCTCTACGCCGGCTTCGGCCGCCAGCTCCTCGGTCGCAAGCGGGTGAAGGCCAACCAGCGGGCCGCGAAGCTTGTCGAGACCGTCGAGCGCCTCAACGCCCTGGAAGAACACAGCGCCCCGAGCGACGCCATCGACCCGCCCTACCGCGACCTCTTCCGCCTGGCCACCATGGTCGGCGGCACGCGGCCACTGCAAGGCAACGCCGGCGAGGTCATCGACAGCGGCCATTACATCGATCGGCTGATCCGCGATATCGACGAAGCGCAGCACCACGTCCACCTGCTCACCTATATCTACCGCGACGATGCCACCGGACGGAAGGTCGCCGAAGCACTCGGCCGGGCGGCCAAGCGCGGCGTCGCCTGCCGCGTGCTGGCCGACGGCTCGGGCTCGGCCGACTTCTTCGGCACGCTGGCACCCGAGATGCGCGAGCACGGCATCGAGGTCCGTGACGCCCTGCCCAGCAGGTTCTTTCGCCGGACGCTCGCGCGCATCGACGTGCGCAACCACCGCAAGCTCGTTGTCATCGACGGCACCATCGCCCACACCGGCAGCCAGAACATCTGCGACCTCGACTACGGCTACGGCCACTACGGCCGGTGGATCGACCTGACCGCCCGCCTGACCGGGCCGATGGTGATGCAACTCCAATTGCTGTTCTTCGAGGACTGGGTCGCCGAGACCGGCCAGATGCCCGACGACCTGCCCGAGAGCGAAGCCCAGCTCTTCCCCACCCCCGAGCACACCGGCCCGATCGTCGCGCAAGCGATTCCCAGCGGCCCGGGCCGGCGCGAGGAGGCCTTCCGCGACGTGATCCTGAGCGCCATCAACGAGGCCAACGAGCGCATCGTCATGGTCACACCCTACCTCATCCCCGACCCGCCCACTCAGCTCGCCCTGCGTCTGCGCGCCGTCGCGGGCGTCCAGGTCGACATCATCATCCCCGAGAAAACAAACTCGTTCCTCGTCAACGCCGCGGCCAAGAGCGTGCTCGAGGACCTGCTCGACGCCGGCGCCAACGTCCACCTGCACCAGAAGGGTTTATTGCACGCCAAGGCCCTGACCATCGACGACAGCCTCACCGTCTTCGGCTCGGGCAACTTCGACCGCCGCAGCTTCCGCCTGAACTACGAGCTGAACCTGCTCGCCCACGGCAAAGACGTCACCCTCGCCATGCGCGATCGGCTGGAGCAATACCTCGACGACTGCCGCCCCCTGCACGCCGACGAGCTGGCGGGCAGGCCGTGGATCCAGAAGCTGGCGGACGACACGGCGAAGCTGGTGTCGCCGCTCTTGTGA
- a CDS encoding MoxR family ATPase has product MTDKQHTTTPADIAFAQDAYKRLKGEIHKVIVGQDEVVDQMLLAMFARGHALVVGVPGLAKTLLISTIARTLSLDFSRIQFTPDLMPSDITGTEVIEENRATGHRELRFVQGPIFANVVLADEINRTPPKTQAALLEAMQERQVTMGGMKHDLPKPFFVLATQNPIEQEGTYPLPEAQLDRFMFQIRIAYPSLEEETEIIRRASEKSAVQLDAVLSGDDMDRVSKMVEHHPVTEHVIAYALRLVRATRINEPMDNQGERPRLVSEYLSWGAGPRASEYLVLAARAKALLSGDAMATVEHVKAVARPVLRHRILTNFNAEADRVTTDAIVDDLIENTPIDGMSASDRKQVDAVMR; this is encoded by the coding sequence ATGACAGACAAGCAGCACACCACCACCCCGGCCGACATCGCCTTTGCCCAGGACGCCTACAAGCGGCTCAAGGGCGAGATCCACAAGGTCATCGTGGGCCAGGACGAGGTCGTCGACCAGATGCTGCTGGCGATGTTCGCACGGGGGCATGCCCTTGTCGTGGGCGTGCCGGGGCTGGCCAAGACGCTGCTGATCTCCACGATCGCCCGTACGCTGAGCCTGGACTTCAGCCGCATCCAGTTCACGCCCGACCTGATGCCCAGCGACATCACCGGCACCGAGGTCATCGAGGAGAACCGGGCCACGGGCCACCGCGAGTTGCGGTTCGTCCAGGGGCCGATCTTCGCGAACGTGGTCTTGGCCGACGAGATCAACCGCACACCGCCCAAGACCCAGGCCGCCCTACTCGAGGCCATGCAGGAGCGCCAGGTGACGATGGGCGGCATGAAGCACGACCTGCCCAAGCCCTTCTTCGTGCTGGCCACGCAGAACCCCATCGAGCAGGAGGGCACGTACCCCTTGCCCGAGGCCCAGCTCGACCGCTTCATGTTCCAGATCCGCATCGCCTACCCGAGCCTCGAGGAAGAGACCGAGATCATCCGCCGCGCGAGCGAGAAGAGCGCCGTGCAGCTCGACGCCGTGCTGAGCGGCGACGACATGGACAGGGTCAGCAAGATGGTCGAGCACCACCCGGTGACCGAGCACGTGATCGCCTACGCCCTGCGGCTGGTCCGCGCCACGCGCATCAACGAGCCCATGGACAACCAGGGCGAGCGGCCCAGGTTGGTCAGCGAGTACCTATCATGGGGTGCCGGCCCGCGAGCGAGCGAATATCTCGTGCTGGCCGCCCGCGCCAAGGCGTTGCTGAGCGGCGACGCGATGGCCACGGTCGAGCACGTCAAGGCGGTCGCCCGCCCCGTGCTGCGGCATCGCATCCTGACCAACTTCAACGCCGAGGCCGACCGAGTCACCACTGATGCGATCGTCGACGACCTGATCGAGAACACGCCGATCGACGGCATGAGCGCGAGCGACCGCAAGCAGGTCGACGCGGTGATGCGATAA
- a CDS encoding nucleoside deaminase — protein MPQPLGPEHATEIDRTVMARAIELAREAANAGEAPIGAVVYETASGNVIAEARNTREGDADPCGHAELIAVRAASKAIGDWRLNGCTLVVTLEPCCMCAGTLVNARVGRVVFGAFDPKAGAAGSLMNILADDRLNHRPELIGGVEAEACGELLRAFFRDLRRRKRE, from the coding sequence GTGCCTCAGCCGCTGGGCCCCGAGCACGCGACCGAGATCGATCGCACCGTGATGGCTCGGGCCATCGAACTCGCCAGAGAAGCGGCCAATGCCGGCGAGGCACCCATCGGCGCGGTGGTCTACGAGACCGCGAGCGGCAATGTCATCGCCGAAGCTCGCAACACGCGCGAAGGCGATGCCGATCCCTGCGGCCACGCCGAGTTGATCGCCGTCCGTGCCGCGTCGAAGGCCATCGGCGACTGGCGGCTGAACGGCTGCACGCTGGTCGTCACCCTCGAACCCTGCTGCATGTGCGCCGGCACGCTGGTGAACGCCCGCGTCGGCCGCGTGGTGTTCGGCGCGTTCGACCCCAAGGCCGGTGCGGCGGGGAGCCTGATGAACATCCTGGCCGACGACCGGCTCAACCACAGGCCCGAACTCATCGGCGGTGTCGAGGCCGAGGCGTGCGGCGAGTTGTTGCGGGCGTTCTTTCGTGACCTGCGTCGGCGCAAGCGTGAATAA
- a CDS encoding twin-arginine translocase subunit TatC yields the protein MPLGDHIEDLRRRLIIAFFGLAPILILSLVFGRQIIDLMLVPLREALKGRGLPPVVQVTGPMETFGAYLRVSIAVAVIVGLPWLIYQAWRFAAPGLYAAERRFVYVLAPMSVGLTVASVAFLYFVMMPLVLAFFIGFGQALGGPNPGTAQPPPAMVFPEVPSLHGDPPSPQPGQMWINTRLQEMRIAVGQLPAVEVADPEEVIQDDERPPKVRILGVPLALTAGLSQQFRVAEYIKLLFQLTLAMAVAFQTPVVVLLLCWTGLIDPRAMGKHRKYAVLVAAVLGALLTPADPISMFALAVPLYTLYELGLLIARVLPADKLAGNAGEGNVDDEGL from the coding sequence ATGCCGCTGGGCGATCACATTGAGGACCTCCGCCGCCGGCTAATCATCGCGTTTTTTGGGCTGGCCCCGATCCTGATCCTCTCGCTGGTCTTCGGCCGCCAGATCATCGACCTCATGCTGGTACCCCTGCGCGAGGCCCTCAAGGGCCGGGGGCTGCCCCCTGTGGTGCAGGTCACCGGGCCAATGGAGACCTTCGGGGCCTACCTGCGCGTGTCCATCGCGGTCGCGGTCATCGTGGGGCTGCCCTGGCTGATCTACCAGGCTTGGCGGTTCGCGGCCCCTGGTCTCTACGCGGCCGAGCGGCGGTTCGTGTACGTGCTGGCACCGATGAGCGTGGGGCTCACCGTCGCGTCGGTCGCATTCCTGTACTTCGTGATGATGCCGCTCGTGCTGGCGTTCTTCATCGGCTTCGGCCAGGCCCTGGGCGGTCCTAATCCCGGCACCGCCCAGCCCCCGCCGGCGATGGTGTTCCCTGAGGTCCCGTCGTTGCACGGCGATCCGCCAAGCCCGCAACCGGGCCAGATGTGGATCAACACCCGCCTGCAGGAGATGCGCATCGCCGTGGGCCAGCTCCCAGCCGTCGAGGTGGCCGACCCTGAGGAGGTCATCCAAGACGATGAACGGCCGCCCAAGGTCCGCATCCTGGGCGTGCCCCTCGCGCTGACGGCCGGGCTCAGCCAGCAGTTCCGCGTGGCCGAGTACATTAAGCTGCTGTTCCAGTTGACCCTCGCGATGGCCGTCGCGTTCCAGACGCCCGTCGTCGTGCTTCTGCTGTGCTGGACGGGATTGATCGACCCCAGGGCGATGGGCAAGCACCGCAAGTACGCCGTGCTGGTCGCCGCGGTGCTGGGCGCGCTGCTGACGCCGGCCGACCCGATCTCGATGTTCGCCCTGGCGGTGCCGCTCTACACGCTGTACGAGCTTGGCCTGCTCATCGCACGCGTGCTGCCCGCCGACAAGCTGGCCGGCAACGCGGGCGAGGGCAACGTCGACGACGAGGGCTTGTAG
- a CDS encoding GNAT family N-acetyltransferase, with the protein MGSTASTALEYGAPTEADMPQVGVVLSRAFEPTPDGAITWVREGIGVENARVLRENGTVVATSMRAPMGTWLGGRIVPQVGIAGVAVPPEARGRGLAREIMRRCVLEMAELGEPISTLYSAMHPLYRSVGYETAGQLFSARVPAGMILSGDRGADWRPFVQSDLPGVKNCASQRARHVSGALDRGPYLWNRVFKPKAGPAEAFVAEDASGQIEAYCVYRVTDRTDGPTAGNARGKLMDLVDFGYLNGQGLDRLMGFLRGFSSVVGEIDLADHPGSPMLSRLPDRRFAMSIHDPWMLRVVNVAGALEARGYAEALACEFVLRIRDPLLGANNTPLHVSIGAGTAETRPANGAEAEHAIDLDIRHLGPILTGMQSATQLASLRLVRGAKAETAKLDAAFACTGEPCMFDFF; encoded by the coding sequence ATGGGGTCAACAGCATCGACCGCGCTGGAGTATGGCGCGCCCACCGAAGCGGACATGCCCCAAGTGGGCGTCGTGCTATCTCGCGCCTTCGAGCCAACGCCCGATGGCGCCATCACCTGGGTACGAGAGGGAATCGGCGTTGAGAACGCCCGCGTGTTGCGCGAGAATGGGACGGTGGTTGCCACGTCGATGCGCGCGCCGATGGGCACCTGGCTGGGCGGACGCATCGTGCCGCAGGTGGGCATCGCGGGTGTGGCCGTCCCGCCCGAAGCGCGAGGAAGGGGTTTGGCCCGAGAGATCATGCGCCGGTGCGTGCTCGAGATGGCCGAGCTCGGTGAACCCATCAGCACGCTGTACTCGGCGATGCATCCGCTCTACCGGAGCGTGGGCTATGAGACGGCCGGGCAGTTGTTCAGCGCCCGCGTGCCGGCGGGCATGATCCTGAGTGGCGACCGCGGGGCCGATTGGCGACCGTTCGTCCAGAGCGATCTGCCTGGCGTGAAAAACTGCGCGAGCCAGCGCGCACGCCACGTCTCGGGGGCGTTGGATCGCGGGCCGTACTTGTGGAATAGGGTTTTCAAGCCCAAGGCCGGGCCGGCCGAAGCGTTCGTTGCGGAGGATGCGTCGGGACAGATCGAGGCATATTGCGTGTATCGCGTGACCGACCGCACCGATGGACCGACCGCGGGCAACGCCCGCGGCAAGCTGATGGATCTGGTCGACTTCGGCTACCTCAACGGCCAGGGGCTCGATCGCCTGATGGGCTTCCTTCGCGGGTTCTCATCGGTCGTCGGCGAGATCGACCTGGCCGACCATCCCGGCTCTCCCATGCTCAGCCGCCTGCCCGATCGTCGATTCGCCATGAGCATCCATGATCCGTGGATGCTCCGCGTCGTGAACGTCGCCGGGGCGCTCGAGGCCCGGGGGTACGCCGAGGCGCTGGCGTGCGAGTTCGTTCTACGCATCCGCGATCCTCTTCTGGGAGCCAACAACACGCCGCTGCACGTCAGCATCGGGGCAGGTACGGCAGAGACGCGACCGGCCAATGGTGCCGAAGCAGAACACGCGATCGACTTGGATATCCGCCACTTGGGCCCCATTCTGACCGGCATGCAAAGCGCTACACAGCTCGCATCGCTCAGGCTTGTTCGCGGGGCAAAAGCCGAGACGGCCAAGCTCGACGCCGCGTTCGCCTGCACGGGCGAGCCCTGCATGTTCGACTTCTTCTGA